From Phenylobacterium montanum, the proteins below share one genomic window:
- the atpA gene encoding F0F1 ATP synthase subunit alpha, with product MDIRAAEISAILKSQIANFGEEADVSDVGQVLSVGDGIARVFGLDKVQSGEMVEFPSAGVKGMALNLERDNVGVVIFGDDRAISEGDEVRRLGEIVDVPVGKGLLGRVVNPLGEPIDGKGPIVNVAERRRVDVKAPGIIPRKSVHEPVQTGLKAIDSLIPVGRGQRELIIGDRQTGKTAVAIDTILNQKSINAGDDESAKLYCIYVAIGQKRSTVAQIVKTLEERGALDYTIVVAATASEPAPLQFLAPFAGCAMGEWFRDNGMHGLIIYDDLSKQAVAYRQMSLLLRRPPGREAYPGDVFYLHSRLLERAAKLNEDNGAGSLTALPVIETQANDVSAYIPTNVISITDGQIFLETDLFYQGIRPAVNVGISVSRVGSSAQIKAMKTASGPIKGELAQYRELAAFAKFGSDLDAATQRQLARGERLTELLKQPQYAPLLVEEQVCVIYAGTRGYLDGVPTAQVGRFEQELLARLHSKHQPLLDKIRTGKELKKDLEDELNSALKAFAETFA from the coding sequence ATGGACATCCGCGCCGCCGAGATTTCGGCCATCCTCAAGTCCCAGATCGCCAATTTCGGCGAAGAAGCCGACGTTTCCGACGTCGGTCAGGTGCTGTCCGTCGGTGACGGCATCGCGCGCGTGTTCGGCCTGGACAAGGTCCAGTCGGGTGAAATGGTCGAGTTCCCCTCGGCCGGGGTCAAGGGCATGGCCCTGAACCTGGAGCGCGACAATGTCGGCGTCGTGATCTTCGGCGACGACCGCGCCATCTCGGAAGGCGACGAAGTCCGCCGCCTGGGCGAAATCGTGGACGTGCCGGTGGGCAAGGGCCTCCTGGGCCGCGTGGTCAACCCGCTGGGCGAGCCGATTGACGGCAAGGGTCCGATCGTGAACGTGGCCGAGCGCCGCCGCGTGGACGTCAAGGCGCCGGGCATCATCCCGCGCAAGTCGGTGCACGAGCCGGTGCAGACCGGCCTGAAGGCCATCGACAGCCTGATCCCGGTCGGCCGCGGCCAGCGCGAGCTGATCATCGGCGACCGCCAGACCGGCAAGACCGCCGTGGCGATCGACACCATCCTGAACCAGAAGTCGATCAACGCCGGCGATGACGAGAGCGCCAAGCTCTATTGCATCTACGTCGCCATCGGCCAGAAGCGCTCGACCGTGGCCCAGATCGTCAAGACGCTCGAGGAGCGCGGCGCCCTGGACTACACCATCGTCGTGGCCGCCACAGCTTCCGAGCCGGCCCCGCTGCAGTTCCTGGCCCCCTTCGCGGGTTGCGCCATGGGCGAGTGGTTCCGCGACAACGGCATGCACGGCCTGATCATCTATGACGACCTGTCCAAGCAGGCCGTGGCCTATCGCCAGATGTCTCTGCTGCTGCGCCGCCCGCCGGGCCGCGAAGCCTATCCGGGCGACGTCTTCTACCTGCATTCGCGCCTGCTCGAACGCGCCGCCAAGCTCAATGAAGACAACGGCGCCGGCTCGCTGACCGCCCTGCCGGTGATCGAAACCCAGGCCAACGACGTGTCGGCCTACATCCCGACCAACGTGATCTCGATCACCGACGGCCAGATCTTCCTGGAAACCGACCTGTTCTACCAGGGCATCCGCCCGGCGGTGAACGTCGGCATCTCGGTGTCGCGCGTGGGCTCCTCGGCCCAGATCAAGGCGATGAAGACCGCCTCGGGCCCGATCAAGGGCGAGCTCGCCCAGTATCGCGAGCTGGCCGCCTTCGCCAAGTTCGGCTCCGACCTCGACGCCGCCACCCAGCGTCAGCTGGCCCGCGGCGAGCGCCTGACCGAGCTTCTGAAGCAGCCGCAATACGCGCCGCTGCTGGTCGAAGAGCAGGTCTGCGTGATCTATGCCGGCACCCGCGGCTATCTCGACGGCGTTCCGACCGCCCAGGTCGGCCGCTTCGAGCAGGAACTGCTGGCCCGCCTGCACTCCAAGCACCAGCCGCTGCTGGACAAGATCCGCACCGGCAAGGAGCTGAAGAAGGATCTGGAAGACGAGCTGAACAGCGCGCTGAAGGCGTTCGCTGAGACCTTCGCGTAA
- the lpdA gene encoding dihydrolipoyl dehydrogenase codes for MAAYDVVIIGGGPGGYNAAIRAGQLGLKVACVEGRATLGGTCLNVGCMPSKALLHASEMLESAQKDFAGLGIDATVALNLPNMMKQKDDSVGQLTKGIEFLFKKNKVDWIKGWGKIAGAGKVEVAGGDGQATTLEAKNILIATGSEPSPLAGVEVDQKRIVDSTGALSLPEVPKSLVVIGAGIIGLELGSVWRRLGAQVTVVEFLDRICPGMDEETAKTFQRSLTKQGMTFKLGAKVTGAKTSKSGVSLSVEPVKGGEAETLTADYVLLAIGRRPYTQGLGLESVGITPDKRGFIETDHFKTSAPGVWAIGDVTHGPMLAHKAEDEAVAAIEVMAGKAGHVNYDVIPGVVYTHPEVAWVGKTEEELKAAGVAYKAGKFPFTANSRAKINHEAEGFVKVLADAKTDRVLGVHMIGPQVGEMIGEYCVAMEFAAASEDVARTCHPHPTRSEALRQAAMGVEGWTMQA; via the coding sequence ATGGCCGCTTACGACGTGGTGATCATCGGGGGCGGGCCCGGCGGCTACAATGCGGCGATCCGCGCCGGGCAGCTGGGGCTGAAGGTCGCCTGCGTCGAGGGGCGCGCGACCCTGGGCGGCACCTGCCTCAATGTCGGCTGCATGCCGTCCAAGGCGCTGCTGCACGCTTCGGAGATGCTGGAAAGCGCCCAGAAGGACTTCGCAGGCCTGGGCATCGACGCGACCGTGGCCCTGAACCTGCCCAACATGATGAAGCAGAAGGACGACAGCGTCGGCCAGCTGACCAAGGGCATCGAGTTTCTGTTCAAGAAGAACAAGGTCGATTGGATCAAGGGCTGGGGCAAGATCGCCGGCGCCGGCAAGGTCGAGGTGGCCGGCGGGGACGGCCAGGCCACGACGCTGGAAGCCAAGAACATCCTCATCGCCACCGGCTCCGAGCCTTCGCCGCTGGCGGGGGTCGAGGTCGACCAGAAGCGCATCGTCGATTCCACCGGCGCCCTGTCGCTGCCGGAGGTTCCCAAGAGCCTGGTCGTCATCGGCGCCGGCATCATCGGCCTGGAGCTGGGCTCGGTCTGGCGCCGCCTGGGCGCCCAGGTGACGGTGGTGGAGTTCCTCGACCGCATCTGCCCGGGCATGGACGAGGAGACCGCCAAGACTTTCCAGCGCTCGCTGACCAAGCAGGGCATGACCTTCAAGCTGGGCGCCAAGGTCACCGGGGCCAAGACCTCCAAGTCCGGCGTCAGCCTGTCGGTCGAGCCGGTCAAGGGCGGCGAAGCCGAGACCCTGACCGCCGACTACGTGCTCTTGGCCATTGGCCGGCGGCCCTACACCCAAGGCCTGGGACTGGAGAGCGTCGGCATCACCCCCGACAAGCGCGGCTTCATCGAGACCGACCATTTCAAGACCTCCGCGCCCGGCGTCTGGGCCATCGGCGACGTCACCCACGGCCCGATGCTGGCGCACAAGGCCGAGGACGAGGCGGTGGCGGCGATCGAGGTCATGGCCGGCAAGGCCGGGCACGTGAACTACGACGTCATTCCGGGCGTGGTCTATACGCACCCCGAGGTGGCCTGGGTCGGCAAGACCGAGGAGGAGCTGAAGGCCGCGGGCGTCGCCTACAAGGCCGGCAAGTTCCCCTTCACCGCCAATTCCCGCGCCAAGATCAACCACGAGGCCGAGGGCTTCGTGAAGGTGCTGGCCGACGCCAAGACCGACCGGGTGCTGGGCGTGCACATGATCGGCCCCCAGGTCGGCGAGATGATCGGCGAATACTGCGTGGCCATGGAGTTCGCCGCGGCCTCGGAAGACGTGGCCCGCACCTGCCACCCGCACCCGACCCGTTCCGAGGCCCTGCGCCAGGCGGCCATGGGCGTCGAAGGCTGGACCATGCAGGCCTGA
- a CDS encoding F0F1 ATP synthase subunit delta, with translation MADDSKVTDVSARYAQALFDLASDNGQIANVDADLKSLKAMIADSADLRTLLASPAFDSEAKGKGLAGIADAAGFHALTKKFLAFLAHQRRANALGGVITSYEALSAAHRGVVSAQVTSAVPLTAAQTKGVAAALRQSLGKDPEIETRVDPAILGGLKVRVGSRLYDASLKSKLDSLKFALKRA, from the coding sequence TTGGCGGACGATTCCAAGGTTACGGATGTGAGCGCGCGGTATGCGCAGGCTCTGTTCGATCTGGCGAGCGACAATGGTCAGATCGCGAACGTGGACGCCGACCTGAAGTCCCTCAAGGCCATGATCGCCGACAGCGCCGACCTGCGGACCCTGCTGGCCTCGCCGGCCTTCGATTCCGAAGCCAAGGGCAAGGGCTTGGCCGGCATCGCCGACGCCGCCGGCTTCCACGCCCTGACCAAGAAATTCCTGGCCTTCCTGGCCCACCAGCGCCGCGCCAACGCGCTCGGCGGCGTGATCACCTCCTACGAGGCCCTGTCCGCCGCCCACCGCGGCGTGGTTTCGGCCCAGGTGACCAGCGCTGTGCCGCTGACCGCCGCCCAGACCAAGGGCGTCGCTGCGGCCCTGCGCCAGTCGCTGGGCAAGGACCCCGAGATCGAAACCCGCGTCGACCCCGCCATTCTCGGTGGGCTGAAGGTGCGTGTCGGTTCCCGCCTGTACGACGCTTCGCTCAAGTCGAAGCTCGATTCCCTCAAGTTCGCCCTGAAGAGAGCGTAA
- a CDS encoding type II toxin-antitoxin system VapC family toxin, translated as MVTLALDTNVIVDIVRARSAAVRKRFDAAVLGDQRLVASLVVLHELEFGCLRHPKPDAERVRVRFALNDIDLEPFDETDAIVAAKVRADLARIGRPIGAYDLLIASQALARDWTLITANTREFSRIEGLKVIDWSVV; from the coding sequence GTGGTGACGCTCGCGCTCGACACCAACGTCATTGTCGACATCGTCCGCGCCAGGAGTGCTGCAGTTCGTAAGCGTTTCGACGCGGCTGTGCTGGGCGACCAGAGGCTGGTGGCGTCACTGGTCGTGCTGCACGAACTGGAATTCGGTTGCCTGAGACACCCAAAGCCTGACGCCGAACGCGTCAGGGTGCGTTTCGCGCTCAACGATATCGACTTGGAACCGTTCGACGAGACCGACGCGATCGTCGCCGCCAAAGTACGCGCAGACCTGGCCAGGATCGGACGGCCGATCGGCGCGTACGACCTGCTGATCGCTAGCCAGGCCCTGGCGCGCGACTGGACCCTCATCACCGCCAACACCCGCGAATTCAGCCGCATCGAGGGCCTGAAGGTCATCGACTGGAGCGTGGTCTGA
- the odhB gene encoding 2-oxoglutarate dehydrogenase complex dihydrolipoyllysine-residue succinyltransferase, translated as MTDIMTPALGESVTEATVARWAKKPGEAVRKDEVLVELETDKVSLEVVAQEDGVLSEIAFDEGATVTPGAVLGRISAGGAAAAPAKPAPKAPEPAPSPAPAAPAPTPVAAAPAPAASALPLSPSVQRIVAENRLDPAAIAGSGKDGRITKGDALGAIEAAAAIPAAAPAPTLVAAEPRALADREERVRMTRLRQTIARRLKEAQNTAAMLTTFNEVDMSAIMALRNQYKDVFEKRHGVKLGFMSFFVKACIAALKDVPDVNAEIEGTDLIYKNHYDIGVAVGTDKGLVVPVVRDADALNLAGVEKAIGALGKKARDGQLAMEDLQGGTFTISNGGVYGSLMSTPILNAPQSGILGMHKIQERPMVVGGQIVIRPMMYLALSYDHRVVDGQGAVTFLVKVKEHIEDPQRLLLDL; from the coding sequence ATGACCGACATCATGACCCCGGCGCTCGGCGAATCCGTCACCGAAGCGACCGTGGCCCGCTGGGCCAAGAAACCCGGCGAGGCGGTCAGGAAGGACGAGGTCCTGGTCGAGCTGGAGACCGACAAGGTCTCGCTGGAAGTGGTGGCCCAGGAGGACGGCGTCCTTTCAGAGATCGCCTTCGATGAGGGCGCGACCGTGACGCCCGGCGCCGTGCTCGGCCGCATCTCCGCCGGCGGCGCGGCCGCAGCCCCGGCCAAGCCGGCCCCGAAGGCCCCTGAACCCGCGCCGTCGCCCGCCCCGGCAGCGCCTGCACCGACTCCCGTCGCCGCCGCCCCCGCACCGGCCGCCTCGGCCTTGCCGCTGTCGCCCTCGGTGCAGCGCATCGTCGCCGAGAACAGGCTCGACCCGGCCGCGATCGCCGGCAGCGGCAAGGACGGTCGCATCACCAAGGGCGACGCCTTGGGCGCCATCGAGGCGGCGGCGGCGATCCCCGCCGCCGCCCCGGCTCCGACCCTGGTCGCCGCCGAGCCCCGCGCCCTGGCCGACCGGGAAGAGCGGGTGCGCATGACGCGCCTGCGCCAGACCATCGCCCGCCGGCTGAAGGAGGCGCAGAACACCGCCGCCATGCTGACCACCTTCAACGAGGTGGACATGAGCGCGATCATGGCCCTGCGCAATCAGTACAAGGACGTGTTCGAAAAGCGCCACGGGGTGAAGCTCGGCTTCATGAGCTTCTTCGTGAAGGCCTGCATCGCCGCGCTGAAGGACGTGCCGGACGTCAACGCCGAGATCGAAGGCACGGACCTGATCTACAAGAACCACTATGACATCGGCGTCGCCGTCGGCACCGACAAGGGCCTGGTGGTGCCGGTGGTGCGCGATGCCGACGCCCTGAATCTGGCCGGGGTGGAAAAAGCCATCGGCGCCCTCGGCAAGAAGGCCCGCGACGGCCAGCTGGCCATGGAGGACCTGCAGGGCGGCACCTTCACCATCTCCAACGGCGGGGTCTATGGCTCGCTGATGTCGACCCCGATCCTGAACGCGCCGCAGTCCGGCATCCTGGGCATGCACAAGATCCAGGAGCGGCCGATGGTGGTCGGCGGCCAGATCGTGATCCGCCCGATGATGTACCTGGCCCTTTCCTACGACCACCGCGTGGTCGACGGCCAGGGCGCGGTGACCTTCCTGGTGAAGGTCAAGGAACACATCGAAGACCCGCAGCGGTTGCTGCTGGACCTCTGA
- a CDS encoding DUF484 family protein gives MSEQPKTPTDAAKAKLEEALAKDWKVVSAFLREHPNLIRGDADLLSVLGLWLRADNIIEFGPAALARLSADKSREKAARRHLEVTARANFAAQAQTHAAVIDLLEARNHADLARRVDETARLRFGLVAGVVGLEGPGGVPAGWKALRGGAVDELLGLTGPARMGPVLAAKTLFGDQADQIASTAMVRLALWNPAREGVLVFGSSDPVGFLPQMGTELVSFLARVVERTAERWPVL, from the coding sequence GTGAGCGAGCAGCCGAAGACGCCGACGGATGCGGCCAAGGCCAAGCTGGAAGAGGCCCTGGCGAAGGACTGGAAGGTGGTCTCGGCCTTCCTGCGCGAGCATCCGAACCTGATCCGCGGCGATGCCGATCTGCTGTCGGTGCTCGGCCTCTGGCTACGCGCGGACAACATCATCGAGTTCGGCCCCGCGGCCCTGGCGCGCCTCTCGGCAGACAAGTCTCGGGAAAAGGCGGCGCGCCGTCACCTGGAGGTGACCGCGCGGGCGAATTTCGCCGCCCAGGCCCAGACCCATGCAGCGGTGATCGACCTTCTGGAGGCGCGCAACCACGCCGACCTGGCCCGGCGCGTGGACGAGACCGCCCGCCTGCGCTTCGGCCTGGTGGCGGGGGTGGTCGGGCTGGAAGGTCCCGGCGGGGTGCCGGCCGGATGGAAGGCCTTGCGGGGCGGGGCTGTCGATGAGCTGCTGGGCCTGACCGGCCCGGCGCGCATGGGACCGGTGCTGGCGGCCAAGACCCTGTTCGGCGACCAGGCCGACCAGATCGCCAGCACCGCCATGGTGCGCCTGGCCCTCTGGAACCCGGCCCGTGAGGGCGTCCTGGTGTTCGGCTCTTCCGATCCGGTCGGCTTTCTGCCGCAGATGGGGACCGAGCTGGTCTCGTTCCTGGCCCGGGTGGTCGAACGCACGGCCGAGCGATGGCCGGTGCTGTAA
- a CDS encoding antitoxin: MPGVKEEGRPFEGEPARAKLFQHGGSQAVRLPKAFRFEGTEVSIRKEGEAVILEPVPPKRRRPRTKEEMEAFWAELDSYGDADFPDRDQPPLQERDWW; encoded by the coding sequence ATGCCCGGCGTCAAGGAAGAGGGCCGGCCCTTCGAAGGCGAGCCTGCCCGCGCCAAGCTGTTCCAGCATGGCGGCAGCCAGGCGGTGCGCCTGCCAAAGGCGTTCCGGTTCGAAGGAACGGAAGTGTCGATCCGAAAGGAAGGCGAGGCCGTGATCCTGGAGCCGGTTCCGCCGAAGCGGAGGCGACCCCGTACGAAGGAAGAGATGGAAGCGTTCTGGGCCGAACTCGACAGCTATGGCGACGCTGATTTCCCGGATCGGGATCAGCCGCCGCTTCAAGAGCGCGACTGGTGGTGA
- a CDS encoding primosomal protein N', which yields MPRVASILLPLPLPEAFDYAEPEGMDLGLGDIVVAPLGPQRLIGVVTGLKEGAGHNRPLKPVLDRLAEPPLPKNTLAFIQWAARYSVDAPGAPLAIALRGARAPRPKPQRLLFATGAAPARATPARARVLEAATGPMSATALAEAAQVSASVLKGLVDEGVLEARLVEPETHFSTPDPDHKHPALNPSQAAAMQVLAGLAEAGGFQAALLDGVTGSGKTEVYLEAVAQVLAQDPAAQVLVLLPEIALTQAVIARFTDRFGAAPAEWHSGITPAQRRRAWEGVVSGEARIVIGARSALFLPFARLRMIVVDEEHDGSYKQEEGFIYQARDLAVVRAKIEGALVVLASATPSLETLWNAEAGRYRWLRLTDRHGIAELPEVSLVDLRETPPERERWLSPPLIKALAETYAKGEQSLLFLNRRGYAPLVLCRACGEKLTAPDTDSWLVEHRYTGRLICHLTGFSMKKPEACPHCGAKDSLASIGPGVERVEEEARELFPEARIAVFSSDTMWDPEAAKAMIVAMEAGEIDILVATQAAAKGHNFPNLTLVGVVDADLGLKGGDLRAAERTFQLLAQAGGRAGRHERPGRVLLQTYAPEHAVMQALAAQDRDAFVAAEMEARQLSGLPPYGRLAAIILSGPDAAALDAFAQGLAAVAPNAEGIEIYGPADAPLALVRGRRRKRFLIRADRKVDLPAFLAAWRARVRVPGSIRMTIDVDPYSFL from the coding sequence ATGCCGAGAGTCGCAAGCATCCTTCTGCCCCTGCCGCTGCCCGAGGCGTTCGACTACGCCGAGCCGGAAGGGATGGATCTGGGCCTCGGCGACATCGTCGTGGCGCCCCTCGGCCCCCAGCGGCTGATCGGAGTGGTGACGGGCCTGAAGGAGGGGGCCGGGCACAACCGGCCGCTGAAGCCGGTGTTGGACCGGCTGGCCGAACCGCCCCTACCCAAGAACACCCTGGCCTTCATCCAATGGGCCGCGCGCTACAGCGTCGACGCCCCAGGCGCGCCCCTGGCCATCGCCCTGCGCGGCGCCCGCGCGCCACGGCCGAAGCCACAGCGGCTGTTGTTCGCCACCGGCGCCGCGCCGGCCCGCGCGACGCCCGCGCGGGCGCGCGTGCTCGAGGCCGCGACCGGCCCCATGAGCGCCACCGCCCTGGCCGAGGCGGCCCAGGTCTCGGCCTCGGTGCTCAAGGGGCTGGTTGACGAAGGCGTCCTGGAAGCGCGGCTGGTCGAGCCGGAAACGCATTTCTCGACGCCCGATCCGGACCACAAGCATCCGGCCCTCAACCCCAGTCAGGCGGCGGCGATGCAGGTGCTTGCGGGCCTGGCCGAGGCTGGTGGATTCCAGGCGGCCTTGCTGGACGGGGTCACCGGCTCGGGCAAGACCGAGGTCTATCTGGAGGCGGTCGCCCAGGTGCTGGCCCAGGACCCGGCGGCCCAGGTCCTGGTCTTGCTGCCCGAGATCGCCCTGACTCAGGCGGTGATCGCCCGCTTTACCGACCGTTTCGGCGCCGCCCCGGCCGAGTGGCACTCGGGCATCACCCCGGCCCAGCGGCGGCGAGCGTGGGAAGGCGTCGTCTCGGGCGAGGCGCGCATCGTCATCGGCGCCCGCTCGGCCCTGTTCCTGCCCTTCGCCCGCCTGCGCATGATCGTGGTCGATGAAGAGCACGACGGCTCCTACAAGCAGGAGGAAGGCTTCATCTACCAGGCCCGCGACCTGGCCGTGGTCCGGGCCAAGATCGAGGGCGCGCTGGTGGTGCTGGCCTCGGCCACCCCCTCGCTGGAAACCCTTTGGAACGCCGAGGCCGGGCGCTATCGCTGGCTGCGGCTGACCGACCGGCATGGGATCGCGGAGCTGCCCGAGGTCTCTCTGGTCGATCTGCGCGAGACCCCGCCCGAGCGCGAGCGCTGGCTTTCGCCGCCCCTGATCAAGGCCCTGGCCGAGACCTACGCCAAGGGCGAACAGAGCCTGCTGTTCCTCAATCGCCGGGGCTATGCGCCGCTGGTGCTCTGCCGGGCCTGCGGCGAGAAGCTGACCGCGCCGGACACCGATTCCTGGCTGGTCGAGCATCGCTACACCGGCCGGCTGATCTGCCACCTGACCGGCTTTTCCATGAAGAAACCCGAGGCCTGCCCCCACTGCGGGGCCAAGGACAGCCTGGCCTCGATCGGTCCCGGGGTGGAGCGGGTCGAGGAGGAGGCGCGCGAGTTGTTCCCCGAGGCCCGCATCGCCGTCTTCTCCTCCGACACCATGTGGGACCCGGAGGCGGCCAAGGCGATGATCGTGGCCATGGAGGCGGGCGAGATCGACATCCTGGTGGCCACCCAGGCTGCGGCCAAGGGTCACAACTTCCCGAACCTGACCCTGGTGGGCGTGGTCGACGCCGACCTGGGCCTCAAAGGGGGCGACCTGCGCGCCGCCGAACGCACCTTCCAACTGCTGGCCCAGGCCGGAGGGCGGGCCGGGCGGCATGAGCGGCCAGGCAGGGTGCTGCTGCAGACCTATGCGCCGGAGCACGCGGTGATGCAGGCCCTGGCGGCCCAGGACCGCGACGCCTTCGTCGCCGCCGAAATGGAGGCGCGCCAGCTCTCCGGCCTGCCGCCCTATGGTCGGCTCGCGGCGATCATCCTGTCGGGTCCAGATGCGGCCGCACTGGACGCCTTCGCCCAGGGCCTGGCGGCTGTGGCGCCCAATGCCGAGGGGATCGAGATCTACGGCCCGGCCGACGCGCCCCTGGCCCTGGTGCGGGGCCGCCGGCGCAAGCGGTTCCTCATTCGCGCGGATCGCAAGGTGGATCTGCCGGCCTTCCTGGCGGCGTGGCGGGCCAGGGTGCGGGTTCCCGGCTCGATCCGCATGACCATCGACGTGGACCCCTACAGCTTTCTCTAA
- a CDS encoding F0F1 ATP synthase subunit gamma, translating into MASLKEMRSQIASVKATQKITKAMQMVAAAKLRRSQDAAQNARPYATRMAAVIANLAAGVSGDGAPKLLVGTGRDRSHLIVVATSDRGLAGGFNSSIVRAARERIASLLEHGKEVKILTVGKKARDQLRRTYGDRFVASFEAGSAPTLEGAQIIADKVLELYGAGDIDVVTLFYSRFRSVVQQIPTAKQLIPAEVVEGAPKIDLKGAAYEYEPDEETILETLLPRNIMVQVFSSMLENQAGFFAAQMTAMDNATRNAGDMINAYTIKMNRTRQAQITKELIEIISGAEAL; encoded by the coding sequence ATGGCCAGCCTCAAGGAAATGCGTAGCCAGATCGCCAGCGTGAAGGCTACGCAGAAGATCACCAAGGCGATGCAGATGGTCGCCGCAGCCAAGCTGCGCCGCTCGCAGGACGCCGCCCAGAACGCCCGGCCCTACGCCACGCGCATGGCCGCGGTGATCGCCAACCTGGCGGCGGGGGTGTCCGGCGACGGCGCGCCCAAGCTGCTTGTCGGCACCGGCCGCGACCGCAGCCACCTGATCGTGGTGGCGACCTCGGACCGCGGCCTCGCCGGCGGCTTCAACTCGTCGATCGTCCGCGCCGCGCGCGAGCGGATCGCCTCCCTGCTCGAACACGGCAAGGAGGTGAAGATCCTCACCGTCGGCAAGAAGGCCCGCGACCAGTTGCGCCGAACCTATGGCGACCGCTTTGTGGCCAGTTTCGAGGCCGGCTCCGCACCGACCCTGGAAGGGGCTCAGATCATCGCCGACAAGGTGCTCGAGCTGTACGGGGCCGGCGACATCGACGTGGTCACCCTGTTCTACAGCCGCTTCCGCTCGGTGGTGCAGCAGATCCCGACCGCCAAGCAGCTGATCCCGGCCGAAGTGGTGGAGGGCGCGCCCAAGATCGATCTCAAGGGCGCAGCCTACGAGTACGAGCCGGACGAGGAGACCATCCTCGAGACCCTGCTGCCGCGCAACATCATGGTCCAGGTCTTCTCCTCGATGCTGGAGAACCAGGCCGGCTTCTTCGCCGCCCAGATGACCGCGATGGACAACGCCACGCGCAACGCCGGCGATATGATCAACGCGTACACGATCAAGATGAACCGCACCCGTCAGGCGCAGATCACCAAGGAGCTGATCGAGATCATCTCCGGCGCCGAAGCCCTTTAG
- a CDS encoding tyrosine recombinase XerC, translating into MAGAVKTAREALAAWLTYLEQERRASPRTVRAYGDCVGAYIVFLEQHQGGALSLPGLAEVSGGDLRAYLAFRRGGEKGLGPRSVSQALSAIRAFHRWLDRRLDTPNAAVTLVRGPRLPQGVPRPVSEDQANGLIEEAGFDSDLPEWEIARDGALITLLWGCGLRISEALSLTLADTPLGETVRITGKGGKTRLVPVLPVVREAIAGYAAAQPFALGPKDVLFRAPRGGPYSPRHAQALMQRLRGRLGLPDSATPHALRHSFATHLLGAGADLRAIQELLGHASLSTTQRYADVDAAGLLAAYSKAHPHA; encoded by the coding sequence ATGGCCGGTGCTGTAAAGACCGCGCGGGAGGCCCTGGCCGCCTGGCTGACCTATCTGGAACAGGAGCGCCGCGCTTCGCCGCGGACGGTCCGCGCCTATGGCGATTGTGTCGGCGCCTACATCGTCTTTCTCGAACAGCACCAGGGCGGCGCGCTGAGCCTTCCGGGCCTGGCGGAGGTGTCGGGCGGCGACCTTCGCGCCTACCTCGCCTTTCGGCGTGGCGGCGAGAAGGGGCTGGGGCCGAGGTCCGTATCGCAGGCCCTGTCGGCCATCCGCGCCTTCCATCGCTGGCTCGACCGGCGGCTGGACACGCCCAACGCCGCCGTGACCCTGGTGCGCGGCCCGCGCCTGCCCCAGGGCGTCCCGCGGCCGGTGAGCGAGGACCAGGCCAACGGCCTGATCGAGGAGGCGGGCTTCGACAGCGACCTGCCGGAATGGGAGATCGCCCGCGACGGGGCCCTGATCACCCTGCTCTGGGGCTGCGGCCTGCGCATCTCCGAGGCCCTGTCCCTGACCCTCGCCGATACGCCCCTGGGCGAGACGGTGCGCATCACCGGCAAGGGCGGCAAGACCCGGCTGGTTCCCGTGCTGCCGGTGGTGCGCGAGGCCATCGCCGGCTATGCCGCCGCCCAGCCCTTCGCGCTCGGCCCCAAGGACGTCCTCTTCCGGGCGCCCCGCGGCGGCCCCTACAGCCCCCGCCACGCCCAGGCCCTGATGCAGCGCCTGCGCGGCCGGCTCGGCCTGCCCGACAGCGCGACGCCGCACGCCCTCAGGCACAGCTTCGCCACCCACCTCCTCGGCGCCGGCGCGGACCTGAGGGCGATCCAGGAACTCCTCGGCCATGCCTCGCTGTCCACGACCCAGCGCTATGCCGACGTGGATGCGGCCGGACTATTGGCGGCCTATTCCAAGGCTCATCCGCACGCCTGA